From the genome of Anaerolineae bacterium, one region includes:
- the tuf gene encoding elongation factor Tu (EF-Tu; promotes GTP-dependent binding of aminoacyl-tRNA to the A-site of ribosomes during protein biosynthesis; when the tRNA anticodon matches the mRNA codon, GTP hydrolysis results; the inactive EF-Tu-GDP leaves the ribosome and release of GDP is promoted by elongation factor Ts; many prokaryotes have two copies of the gene encoding EF-Tu), with protein sequence EMVMPGDNVTITADLITPIAMEKELRFAIREGGRTVGAGVVSEIIE encoded by the coding sequence GAGATGGTTATGCCTGGAGACAATGTAACCATTACGGCTGATTTGATAACGCCGATAGCTATGGAGAAGGAGTTGAGGTTTGCGATAAGGGAAGGCGGTCGGACTGTCGGCGCCGGAGTGGTAAGTGAAATAATTGAATAA
- the rpsJ gene encoding 30S ribosomal protein S10 yields the protein MMSSKIRIRLKAYDNKLLDQSTLDIVDTANKTGAKVVGPIPLPTSINKYCVLRSPHIDKKSREQFEIRTHKRLLDILEPTQQTVDALMKLDLSPGVDVEIKL from the coding sequence ATGATGAGCTCAAAAATAAGAATTAGACTCAAGGCATATGACAATAAACTTCTGGATCAGTCGACATTAGATATTGTTGATACTGCTAATAAAACAGGAGCAAAGGTAGTTGGACCTATCCCGCTACCGACAAGCATCAACAAATATTGTGTGTTGCGTTCTCCCCATATAGACAAGAAATCTCGAGAACAGTTTGAAATTAGAACACATAAACGGCTTTTAGATATTCTTGAGCCAACCCAGCAGACAGTGGATGCTTTAATGAAACTGGATCTTTCTCCCGGAGTTGATGTGGAGATAAAATTATAG
- the rplC gene encoding 50S ribosomal protein L3, protein MCKGLIGKKLGMTGLFSLEGKYFPVTVLRVGPCVVTQVKTVATDGYNAIQLGFGEKKKSRTNKPIKGHLKKSGDGCFKVLREFSVDNPGDYKPGQTLGPDMFKVGERIDVTANSKGRGFSGVIKRHGFHGGGETHGSHSHRVTGSIGNSAWPSRVIKGRKMPGHYGNEQNTIKNLEIADIRPDQNLIFVKGAVPGFRSGLVSIKKLKFVK, encoded by the coding sequence ATGTGTAAAGGATTAATAGGCAAAAAATTAGGAATGACAGGCCTTTTTTCTCTTGAAGGCAAATACTTCCCGGTAACGGTATTGCGGGTTGGCCCGTGTGTTGTAACCCAGGTTAAGACGGTTGCTACTGACGGATACAATGCTATTCAATTGGGTTTTGGCGAAAAAAAGAAATCTCGCACAAACAAGCCTATCAAAGGGCATCTCAAAAAAAGTGGAGATGGTTGTTTTAAGGTGCTTCGTGAATTTTCTGTGGATAATCCAGGAGATTACAAACCTGGCCAGACATTGGGGCCGGATATGTTTAAGGTGGGCGAACGGATTGATGTTACCGCCAATTCCAAAGGAAGAGGTTTCTCGGGCGTTATAAAGAGGCATGGATTCCATGGTGGAGGTGAAACCCATGGAAGTCACAGTCACAGGGTTACCGGTTCTATTGGAAATAGTGCATGGCCTTCAAGGGTTATTAAGGGGAGAAAAATGCCTGGTCACTACGGAAATGAACAAAATACAATCAAGAACTTGGAGATAGCTGACATAAGGCCTGATCAGAATCTTATATTTGTAAAGGGAGCTGTGCCGGGTTTTAGATCTGGATTAGTTTCAATAAAGAAACTGAAATTTGTAAAATAA
- the rplD gene encoding 50S ribosomal protein L4, with protein MAVVDVQNINGEKVSQMDLADSIFNVPLKASILHEVVTMQLARRRAGSASVKRRSDVKGSGRKLFRQKGTGKARSGDITSPLLRGGGVIFGPDPKSYYYSVPKKVRKLALKMALSSKFQVNVMVVLDRFELEKIKTREFIEVLNRLNVKKALIVTDKKNENLELSSRNVPGVKVLRVEGLNVYDILKYKNLILDEASIKVIERRLLE; from the coding sequence ATGGCTGTTGTTGATGTTCAAAATATAAATGGTGAAAAGGTTTCGCAGATGGATCTTGCAGACAGCATATTTAACGTGCCCTTGAAAGCAAGTATTTTGCATGAAGTTGTGACAATGCAGCTGGCACGCAGGCGTGCAGGATCAGCATCTGTAAAACGTCGTAGCGACGTTAAGGGCAGTGGAAGGAAGCTTTTTCGTCAGAAAGGCACAGGAAAGGCGCGTAGCGGAGATATCACATCTCCCTTGCTTAGAGGTGGAGGCGTTATTTTCGGTCCAGACCCTAAATCATATTATTACAGTGTTCCCAAAAAGGTTAGAAAGCTTGCTCTTAAAATGGCTTTAAGCAGTAAATTCCAGGTGAATGTCATGGTAGTACTTGACAGGTTTGAGCTTGAGAAGATTAAAACAAGGGAATTCATAGAGGTTTTAAACAGATTAAATGTGAAAAAGGCATTGATTGTAACTGATAAAAAGAATGAGAATCTGGAACTTTCCTCAAGGAACGTGCCTGGTGTGAAGGTATTAAGAGTCGAGGGGTTGAACGTATATGACATTCTCAAATACAAGAATTTAATCCTGGATGAGGCCTCTATAAAGGTTATTGAAAGGAGGCTGCTTGAATGA
- a CDS encoding 50S ribosomal protein L23, whose protein sequence is MIQYDIVKRPLDTEKTNIQKESFHQFSFEVGRSANRIEIRRAIEKIFNVKVSDVRTMQVKGKVKKKGRIVGKRRDWKKAIVTLMPGERIDFFEGA, encoded by the coding sequence ATGATCCAGTATGATATTGTTAAACGTCCTTTAGATACGGAAAAAACCAATATTCAAAAAGAGAGTTTTCACCAGTTCTCATTTGAGGTGGGTCGAAGTGCGAACAGGATTGAGATCAGAAGGGCAATTGAAAAAATATTCAATGTCAAGGTAAGCGATGTCCGGACAATGCAGGTTAAAGGGAAAGTCAAAAAAAAAGGTCGGATTGTTGGGAAACGCAGGGACTGGAAGAAGGCGATTGTGACATTGATGCCTGGTGAACGTATTGATTTTTTTGAAGGGGCTTAG